In Balaenoptera acutorostrata chromosome 3, mBalAcu1.1, whole genome shotgun sequence, the genomic stretch CTCAAGTTTAATTCTGTGACATCAGTTACTTTACATATTAAGACtcagtttaggggcttccctggtggcgcagtggttgagaatctgcctgctaatgcaggggacacgggttcgagccctggtctgggaagatcccacatgccacggagcagctgggcccgtgagccacaattgctgagcctgcgcgtctggagcctgtgccccgcgacgggaggggccgcgatagagaaaggcccgcgcaccgcgatgaagagcggtccccgcaccgcgatgaagagtggcccccgcttgccgcaactggagaaagccctcgcacgaaccgaagacccaacacagccaaaaataaataaataaataaataaataaataaataaataaataaataaataaataaataaatgagatttaaaaaaaaaaaaaaaaaaaaagactcagtttAGATCCAGGCATACCCCGAGGGCTGCCTCATCCAGAGAGGCCTGTAATATTTACCACTTAAATACTTACCATGTAAATAGCCTCATTAATGACAACATCCTTCACCTCCCCCATCTCAATGAAGGTGGTGCTTTCTTTGCCTGAGGCGTAGGATGAGGTCATCTGGATGCCAAGGGAATCAATGATTAACAGAGTCTCGTGATCAATCTTCACAAAATGGAGGTAACCAAGCAGGCCTAAGAGAGTGATGAAGATGGCAGCAGAGAGGATCATGCTGTTCTGAAGAGAGAGCCAGACACAGGCGGTAAGATTACCAAGTGGTCCTCCACATATAGCTCTGCTATTTAATAAGTCAACTCTAGGCAATGTGGAAAAAAGCCTTTGTTCTGTTGTGAGGTGAACAGATGGGAAGAACATGCACGGAGGAGGAAACTACTTTTACTTGGGCTCTGTAGTGCTATGAAAGCATATGATAAAATACATCCAGACAACAAATGGATAGGTCTCGGGAGGAGAACATCCATCAGCAAAATACCCATCACACCACTTTCAGagatttttcttccaaaattgcAACTTAAGGACTCAGATCTTCTCTTCTCATGCTCCATCAGTAAGATATGTAGGAAAATCGCAGACTGGAGAgtaataaaatgcttagcacagtgtagCAGATAATACTCAACAGCCACTCCTCCTTCCTAATAGAAGTTGGAGTGAATCATGATTGGTTCCCACTCCTGCCAATGATTGGTTCAGAAATGGACCTATGACACAACTCTAGCCAATGAGATGTGAGGGGAAGTCGGCTGGAGGGGTTTCTGGAAAACTAAGTCCATCTCAAAAAAGAGatctgggcttccttggtggcgcagtggttgagaatctgcctgctaatgcaggagacacgggttcgagccctggtctgggaggatcccacatgccgcggagcggctgggcccgtgagccacggctgctgagcctgcgcttctggagcctgtgccccgcgacgggaggggccgcgatagtgaaaggcccgcgcaccgcgatgaagagcggtccccgcaccgcgatgaagagtggcccccacttgccgcaactggagaaagccctcgcacgaaccaaagacccagcacagccaaaaataaataaataaataaataaaaataaaattaaaaaaaaaaaaatctgagactcaaatttcaaaaaaaaaaaaaaaaaaaatccctttaaaaaaaaaaaaaaaaaagagatctaaGGAAGAGAAGGCCCCTTCACCCTGAGGTTTTGATGCCTGAAAACCAACTACATGGCCTCTGCCAAACCATGTGGAAAGCTAGGCTGAGGACAGGTAGAGTACATCAAGGGCAGAAGAGCAGTaagatgaaaaaagtaaaatcaacagAGCCTCTTAAGCCCTCTAGAGCCCTCCTTCGTCCTGACTTCTTGTTTTGTTAAATAATAAAGATCTTACTATTTAGGGCTgttttagttgttttgggttgTGACTGACTCAGCCTTAAGGCTGACTGACTAGATGAAATGACTGATGTGTTAAGGGCCCCAAAAATGGTATTTACTTCTTTGATTCTAAGACACATCTACaaccttttaacatttctgaagttGAAATGTGTTTTTCTATCAAGGTATGTTTCTTTCATGTggcactgttttcccttttttttccaaaaagctaTTTAGAAGGAtgacacaggaaaaaaatcatcGATGATCTAGAATCAAGAGATTCACTAATTTACGACTGTCATTCCTTGAGCGTAGgaagtgttttattaatttttgttactGACAAGATACCCTCTTTGACCTAACTCTAGTCAAGCTCTTCTAAGTGCTGGACCTTGGTGTCCATTCTTGTTGGGCCTGCATTGTCCAACAAGTTGTAGCAAGAATCTTGCTAAGTGAGTTTAAAGAAGACCCTCACCCTTGGTATCTAAGCACCGTGGCCTGCCTTCAGCCAGAATCCTGTCAAGTCAATTTACCCAGAATCCCCCTTTACCCCTGATGTTTccttttagtaattttccatccactgacccctgACCCTGCTCCTTAGCTATAAATTTCCACTGGTCCCTGCTATATTTAGAATTGAGCCCAATTCAATACTTAAGTCTCTTTTCTCCCACTGCAATAGTTTCTGAATAAAATCTGTGTTTACTGCTTTAACTACTGACCAGCTCTGGTTTTCCTTGAAGGTACCTTTCGACTTCTTTCTACATAACACATAGTTAACTGTTAGATCAGGAGTCTGAAAACTATTTGGGCCTGTGATATGTGTTTGTCTGGTCCACCTtgagctaagaatgttttttacattttttaaagggttgataaaaagaaagagagaaaaagaaacagaagaatctGAGATAGAGACctgaaagcctaaaatatttactattcaaCCTTTTAAAGacaaagtttgctgacctctgtgcTAGGAAATTATTTGTTGATTAACAAATGAAGGATGGAGAAATCTATGTGCTAGGTCTCTGATGACCCAGAAATATCTACTTTGAGCTAATTAAATGTCTAGTATCTAGTACAGTGTCTTGTACATAGTGTGAACTGAATAAGCATTATGGAAGAATAGAGAGAGATAAAATTCAGTTCTGGCCCTTACAGATTTATTAGAGGcaagattaacatatataaaatacttttggAGAATACTATGATTCTGACTAGAAGTGACTAAGACaggattaaaagagagagagagaaagccagaAAGAGAGACATTAAAGCACACAGGAATATCCTATGAAGACTTCCAAGGAAGCAGGATTTAACTGGTGCAGAGGAGGTGGTGGTTATTGACAAATATACTTAGCTGagaaaaggaagggggaaggacaTTCCAGGTTGTAATAagtaaggtaaaaacctagaATTCTAATAGAACTGTGAATTCAAAAactgggaggaaagaagggatgaAGAACAGTATACACTTAGGGGATTTGATCCATATCAGCTTTTCTATAAAGTAATCCCTGCCCAAAACTTCATTACCCCTGCATTTTTcatacttcatttttctttctcaaattctaaCAGTTCAATATTCGTTTTGGGTTGAAGTTTAGCCACATGTTTTAATGAATTCCTTCAtcagatttcttctcatcctaGCTGAGATTCAGTAATTAGTAGTTTTGAATAGGAGGAAAGATAAGAAATTTTGGTACACAGAGCCCTTAAGAAGTGTTGCAGTGGAGTTTAAAGGAAGATAAGGTTACCAAGCCCTGGACATTTGCTGAGGGTAAGTGGGATATACCAGGATGAGAGAGGTGAGTACAAAAGGGAGCTGGCGTAAACACaaacttctatttaaaaattttgcctaAGCAAGCCCCCCGCAATGAGGAGACATCATAGTATAGTGGGAAAAAAATGGTTTCAGAGTCAGACAGCCCTGGGTTTGAAGCCCCGGTATGCCATTTACTAGCTTTATCACTTCGGATAAGTTATTACTCTTTCTGAGTCTTGGTTTTCTTCTAAGGTTGAAATGAGGCATTCAGTAAAGCAGTTGGCACTCAGTGGGCATTTAATAAATACCTGTTCCCTCCTCCTCACACGACTACCTGACCAGAGCTCAGGCTAGTATTGATATtcaactattttatatattaaatctttctggggggaggaggaaggactgTCTTGGCAACTTAACCATTTTGATTGACTTATGAACAAACGTTTAGATACAATTTGGTACAAATTAGGgcatatattttgcatatatctATACTACTAAATTACCATGCTCTGAAATATGCTCTGATGGCAAAAAGAGCAAATGGATGCAGTATTGAAAACAATAcccaaattatagaaataaatagcCTTGCTGTATTTCAGCTCTGGTCAGACCACTCCTGAAATAATATAGTCCACTCAGGACACTAAATATGAAACTAAATTCATCCTGAAAAGGGCAATTAGgatgattccttttattttaggGCTGTCACAATGCTACTACATAAGACCCTCACAATGCTGTGAAGTTGGTGTGGCAAATATTAattccattttagagatgtgaaaactgaggctcagaaaatagGAATGAGTCTGGAAATTGAGCACAGAAACCACTCCTCTCCGTAATTTCACAATTCTTTAGAAAATACTTGAAGTTGGGGAAGGGATttgccggggggggggggcggtttaGATTGCCTTGAAAAAGAGAGATTGGGAAGAACTATCAAACAATTAACTTGCACACAATTCTTGTGATTTATGGAGGCAAAGACAGTTTCTAGAAGATTGTAAAAGGTATTGTTAGCAATGATTCCTCTGAGGGTGAAAGTTATGGATGAGGACGATATACTTAGTTCTCTGAACTCTTGGAACTGAATTACTATGAGCATGTACTACAGAGAGCACATGGAAGTTAAAGTTTTAGGCTGTCCTGCAAGGACTAGATGTATGCTGGGTGGAACCACGGAGCAGAGCAGCGACCCAGGAGGGGGATAAAGTACAGGAGCACAAACTTCACTAAACGTAAGGAAGAGAGCTGTCCAGCATCGGAATGGCGTCCCCAGAACCAGCGAGTTTCCGCCCTCCAGGCCCTACGACCGCAGGAAGGTCCGGCGAGAGGTCTGGGCTCGACCCTAAGGCCCCAATAACCCTTCCAAACCCGAGCCCCCAACTCCGAACGCGGGAAGGGGCCGGCCGGCCTTACCTCGCAGAGGGTGAAGAGTCCGTAGGCCGCTAGCCACACGGTGCAGGTGACAGCGGTGAGCGAGCGCAAGGTGATCCGAGGGCAGCTGAGGCAGAACTCCAGGCAGGAAGGGGAGTAGCAGCGGCGCTGCAGGGCCAGGCGGCCGCCATAAATATCTGAGAAGCTCTGCTCGTCCTCCATGGCCGCCTCGCCCACACCAGGCCGGGCCGCGCCGCTCTAGCGCGCCCTCCAGCGTCCTCTCGCCGGCTCTGGGGttggccccgcccc encodes the following:
- the PIGH gene encoding phosphatidylinositol N-acetylglucosaminyltransferase subunit H isoform X2, with product MEDEQSFSDIYGGRLALQRRCYSPSCLEFCLSCPRITLRSLTAVTCTVWLAAYGLFTLCENSMILSAAIFITLLGLLGYLHFVKIDHETLLIIDSLGIQMTSSYASGKESTTFIEMGEVKDVVINEAIYMQKVIYYLCILLKDPVEPHGISQVVPLFQSAKPRLDCLIEVYRSCQDILAHQRATSTSP
- the PIGH gene encoding phosphatidylinositol N-acetylglucosaminyltransferase subunit H isoform X5, with product MEDEQSFSDIYGGRLALQRRCYSPSCLEFCLSCPRITLRSLTAVTCTVWLAAYGLFTLCENSMILSAAIFITLLGLLGYLHFVKIDHETLLIIDSLGIQMTSSYASGKESTTFIEMGEVKDVVINEAIYMQKVIYYLCILLKDPVEPHGISQVVPLFQ
- the PIGH gene encoding phosphatidylinositol N-acetylglucosaminyltransferase subunit H isoform X1, with protein sequence MEDEQSFSDIYGGRLALQRRCYSPSCLEFCLSCPRITLRSLTAVTCTVWLAAYGLFTLCENSMILSAAIFITLLGLLGYLHFVKIDHETLLIIDSLGIQMTSSYASGKESTTFIEMGEVKDVVINEAIYMQKVIYYLCILLKDPVEPHGISQVVPLFQGGRRQDHLCIQQKVSLGDGGILASSGRQKVKDTFSFFNLMFSG
- the PIGH gene encoding phosphatidylinositol N-acetylglucosaminyltransferase subunit H isoform X4: MEDEQSFSDIYGGRLALQRRCYSPSCLEFCLSCPRITLRSLTAVTCTVWLAAYGLFTLCENSMILSAAIFITLLGLLGYLHFVKIDHETLLIIDSLGIQMTSSYASGKESTTFIEMGEVKDVVINEAIYMQKVIYYLCILLKDPVEPHGISQVVPLFQGGRRQDHLCIQQKVSLGDGGILASSGRQK
- the PIGH gene encoding phosphatidylinositol N-acetylglucosaminyltransferase subunit H isoform X3, translated to MEDEQSFSDIYGGRLALQRRCYSPSCLEFCLSCPRITLRSLTAVTCTVWLAAYGLFTLCENSMILSAAIFITLLGLLGYLHFVKIDHETLLIIDSLGIQMTSSYASGKESTTFIEMGEVKDVVINEAIYMKVIYYLCILLKDPVEPHGISQVVPLFQSAKPRLDCLIEVYRSCQDILAHQRATSTSP